The DNA segment ggttccctttaaggcctcaaggaggaggaggtgggaggggtgagcgctcatCACGGCTCCTCCCTCCATATGCAGGAGAGCAGCCGCCGGACATGGTCACGGTGTGGTAATGTACCATGTGCTCACCCTGCTGTGACCATTGAAATCTATCTATGCGACCAGATAATGGCTTCCCCATGGCAGCCATGTGAATAAGGCCTAAAGCAATACATCACTGCTTAATTAACATTAAATGATGTACACATTGTTAAAATTTGTGCAAATTAGCTTCTCATGCACCATGTCCGATGTTGCACGTGTTCTTTCTTTGGTGCTCTGCAGCACCCATTTCACcattttttactaaattattgACATATCTGGCAAAAAGAAATGGTATAAAGAAGAAATTGGAGTACAAACTGACATGGCATCATCCATggtaaatataaatccataaatataataaagataacaACTTGAATTTTTTCTAACATGACAGATCAATGGGTAACAGAATACATATTTCTGAAAAGCTTATTATGTGATTTACACATTTCTGCTTTTACTTTTGGCGTGATTTTAGAGCTGCTACACTCTTTTTAAAAAGAGGTGACTTTATACCTCGCTTGGTCCTCAGATCCTAGGGCATTAGGTTACACCTCTGCTGTTAGGCAAATGAAAAAATCAAATGGGTTCTTAGGTCGATTGGCAGAGTGATCCATGGAGGGATAGATGTCTACCATgataatcaagcatgataaaccagggtcacttatgactgtggtaatccactttacaaattatgctaatgaaccaaaaAGGCTTATGGCTGTtttaccagccccccccccccctgcagctgtacaggctgttacactgtcttatccTTCCCCTCTACTCCCTCAGCAATTCACTCCTCCCTCTGCTTTGATCTCACTACAGCAGAAGAAATTTCCGGGGGGAATGctcctcacagtgtaacagtctgtgaagctgcagcatggaggggcttagtataatttaaaaatttaattttagaaggaaggaggtaacaaacataagatgattaccacaatcacaatgcctggatctaataataataataattcctttatttatatagcgcacagattatgcagcgctgcacagagcttgccaaatcagtcctaggtgtaagtgtccctggtttaaccatgtttaatggtagatttcctttaggcgtATAGAAGCTTGCAGTATACAAACAACAAGACTGACTGTAAGGTTTACACTCACCTGGGCCCTGTGCTCTCCAACAGCAAATTGTACCACAGCAATGCCTGGACTATGGCTGTTCTCAATCCTCTCAACTGTGCTGGAGTCTATTTTCAAGTCGTTACTTATATCAGCGCTTTGTATGAAGTCTTCAGTTTTCAGATCCTCTACTTTCTTTAGTTCACCATTGGCTAGCTGAATGATTGACCCTTTTGCAAAATAAGGGGGCAGTGTAGGTGCAGCTGCCATTGGAGAAGCAACGGACTGAACAACTGGGAGGTGGAATTGAGCCGGAACCAAAGCTGTCTGGTAGGCTGTATGACTTGCTAGGGATTCAGCATTGTAGTTATCGCTTTTAGGAATGGGTGTAGTGACAAATGTATGAGGCACTGCTGCAAATTGGGGAGATGAAGTGACAATAGCAGGTGCTACCCCCACTGCAGATGATTCAATGTCTGGATTGCCAACTGGTATGATCAAAGGCTGAGTGCCTGGAATCACCAAGTGCTGTGGCAGATTTCCAGGATAGCCAATGGTTTGCTGCTGACTGCTGAGATAGCCAATAACTGGCTGTTGTGTACCCGCATAAAAGGCTGCAGCAGGCAGCCCAACAGAAAGTTGCTCTGCTGCACTGTGAGTTGTCTGGATGACTGTGTGAGGAGATAAAGTGGCAACTGTTTTTACGCCTTCTGCGCATAAAGTCTGTTGTGGGGATAAAGCATAGGACCGGTGGGCTGGTTTACCTAAGTGTAAGCTTCCCTTGTTATGAGCTGCTGAGGGTGAGGTTTCTCTCTTTACGGTTTGTGGAGCATCAATGTCTGTGGCAGCTGTGTTGCTGTTGGGCACTACCATGACAGAGGTCCGAACACCTGAGGGATCCCGAGCACCAAATTCAGTACTGGGGTGCATCACTACGTGCCTTGTCTCATAATGTTGGGAAGCTGGTTTATTATTGCCTGCTTTCAATAGCTGTGCATCTGTGGAGGAAGGAACCACAAATCTCCTAACCTTCTCCATTTCACCATTTAATAATTCCTTGGCGTGTGACCTAAAACTTTCTCCTTTCTTTGTAGGGTCCCTAGCAATAAAATGGGCTCCTGAATCTGAGTACTGCACAACCACCTGGGAGGAAGTGCCCAGGGTAAGGGTCTGAGGAATCACTGGGTGGGTATGTAAATGTACTGGGATAGTTGGTGGTGACAGAGTTCTCACTCCACTCTGTGATGAGCTGGAAATATGGACATATTGACTTGACTGAGTAGGTGGTGATCCTGCTGCAATCAATCCAGGAGTCCGATCTAGATGTGATTCAATTTTATGCCCTTGCTGGCTTAAGCTGCTTACATTTGCCAGCATAGCCGAATATGCTTCCATCTGGGTGCGTTGTGATGGAGTGGTGACTCCTGTTGAGGACACAGCACTTGATGCGGAATTTGATGTTGGAGAAATTAGCTGCGAATTGATGAATCCTGCATATGGTGGTCCACTATACTGCGGTCCAATAAACTGGAACGTTTGGGGCACATTAGTATATTGCACTGGTGATACAGATGCCCCTGATTGAGACTGCGCAGTTTGATAAATGGCAGGAACAGTTGTTGCTGTTGGTACCGACCTTGGAGCACTCGGGGGAGAATAGTCTATACCAGTTGAATGTGTTTTATGTAAACCTACCCCCTGCTGTAAACCAGCTTCTACTGAAGTTCCTGCAGGCCCATGATGACGTCCACCATGGCTGCTTACTGTGGAGGTGGGGAGCCATGATAAACTAACTGCACGGTGGTTTTCACTTGTTGGTACGACTGTCTTCTCTTCAGACGGTCGACTAGTGGCGGGAATTTCACGTTTCTTTGGTGGCAGGCTTTCATTGCTCCTTTCTTGATTTGATTTCATGTTTTGCTTTCTGCAACTCCCGCCGACCACCACTGCCTGCTCACTCTCTGACTGACACGGATTTCAGTCTGGTGAAAGGAAAATCACATTTAATTCCTGAAGGAAAACCAGCAACTTCATGGGGAATCATCTCCCTGGGAGCAAAATGTTCCAATGACTGATGTAGAATctagaagaaataaaatatatacaaatcatTTTACACAGATTTATTAAAAATCTAAACTAATAAAAAAGAGATACCTGGTTAGTAAGATACAGTATTCCATCTTTGAGTACCTACATTATAGAACTTTGATTGGTGTTATCCCAAAAAACTTGGTCATTGACACCCgattactggatttttttttttaccactggCTGCCCTGGTGATCACAAGAGTCCATTTTGtgtagtagtagtgatgtagtgtacATGGAACAGCTGATGATTAACATGTATGGATATTGGTCACATAGAagcaataataattatttttctttttaaattacaATTAAGATATTAAGTTCCAAGAAAAATCATGAGATTTATCAATTTATATTGTGAGCCCTGCTGAGCAGGGCCTTTCTTCCCCTTGTGCCAGTTTAGTCTAGTATTGTGTATTTTGTACTGATTTTTCCTTAAATTTAATGTATGTAAGCCCCTTATTGaacgtacagcaccatggaattaagggTGCTCAATAAATTTACCATGACATTTGGACATATTAAAGCAGCACCAATCATTTGTAGATCTGTGCACCCTGATGCCTACTGTGTGTATAATTACATTTTATAATTATGTAAATAAGGCAGAAGTGCTTTTTACAAGCCTTCTTCTTCCTCTCCCACTGTTGGTGACATAACCTTCTTCACTTGAAATGGTGCACATGCGATCCTCATAACACAGCTGTCTTGATACTCAAGACTTGAGGCTTCAGACTGAGAGAACCATGGCACCACTTCCGGCTTCGGCTGATGTCATTGGTAGTGGGGAGGCTTTGGAGGAGGAAGTAGACAAGTAAGAAGGGCTGCCTataggggctctggtgacacgtctgcctcatttacatattattaaaactTAATTTTTCAACTGAAAGAGAACATAAAGTTAAAAGATAATGGCACAACAGGAATCATATTGCACAGATCTACAAGTGATTGATGCTGCTTTAGTATACCGAAGTAGATTTCCCTCAGAAGTCCAATTTGAAAGTACAAATAATGTAacatcaggttaaaaaaaaactgtataaatgtataaactaAGCTAGTGAACATATAAGAAATGTTCTGGTGAGTGGGTAGAAAATACCATCCTAAGTAGGGTCCATTTATGCAGTGATTAACACTACAAGTATCTACAGAGAGACATTATTCCCTTGACAAGTATAATTTTGCAATATGAAGTGTATCATTGAAGATCAATCTATTTTTACTCAATAAAGAGGTTCTAGTTATCTGAAACTTATACATATAAAGCA comes from the Engystomops pustulosus chromosome 5, aEngPut4.maternal, whole genome shotgun sequence genome and includes:
- the ATXN1 gene encoding ataxin-1 encodes the protein MKSNQERSNESLPPKKREIPATSRPSEEKTVVPTSENHRAVSLSWLPTSTVSSHGGRHHGPAGTSVEAGLQQGVGLHKTHSTGIDYSPPSAPRSVPTATTVPAIYQTAQSQSGASVSPVQYTNVPQTFQFIGPQYSGPPYAGFINSQLISPTSNSASSAVSSTGVTTPSQRTQMEAYSAMLANVSSLSQQGHKIESHLDRTPGLIAAGSPPTQSSQYVHISSSSQSGVRTLSPPTIPVHLHTHPVIPQTLTLGTSSQVVVQYSDSGAHFIARDPTKKGESFRSHAKELLNGEMEKVRRFVVPSSTDAQLLKAGNNKPASQHYETRHVVMHPSTEFGARDPSGVRTSVMVVPNSNTAATDIDAPQTVKRETSPSAAHNKGSLHLGKPAHRSYALSPQQTLCAEGVKTVATLSPHTVIQTTHSAAEQLSVGLPAAAFYAGTQQPVIGYLSSQQQTIGYPGNLPQHLVIPGTQPLIIPVGNPDIESSAVGVAPAIVTSSPQFAAVPHTFVTTPIPKSDNYNAESLASHTAYQTALVPAQFHLPVVQSVASPMAAAPTLPPYFAKGSIIQLANGELKKVEDLKTEDFIQSADISNDLKIDSSTVERIENSHSPGIAVVQFAVGEHRAQVSVEVLIEYPFFVFGQGWSSCSPERTSQLFDLPCSKLSVGDVCISLTLKNLKNGSVKKGQPMDSASILLKHPKNDSLSGNRHRYAEQENGINQGSAQVSSENGELRCPARLNAATFEAKIEPGRPMVTRKRRWSAPESRKLEKSEDEPPLTLPKPSFIPQEVKICIEGRSNVGK